In Acidobacteriota bacterium, the following proteins share a genomic window:
- a CDS encoding abhydrolase domain-containing 18, translating into MPVVRHFLHAWERRLANVDTNRRVRPFEWGLDWLGLDRSADPRRDVVAWSTQAVAESPSFFTATATADYDYDGEWLRFPSAVVTPNAVNNTVVARVFHPAEHRRGARRRAVLVLPQWNADAEGHVGLCRLFARFGLTAVRLTLPYHDLRKPADLERADYIVSPNVGRTAQINRQAVLDARRAIDWLTARGYERIGLMGTSLGSCLSMLTMAHDPRVAAGAFNHISPYFADVVWRGLSTRHVRAGLDGHIDLDTLRDCWMPISPFPYIERVRERPVLLVYARYDLSFPVDLSRAFVEEFRRRRVAHATTVLPCGHYTTGKAPFKYLDGYALTKFFVKRL; encoded by the coding sequence ATGCCCGTAGTTCGGCATTTCCTGCACGCGTGGGAGCGCCGCCTCGCCAACGTCGACACGAACCGCCGTGTGCGGCCGTTCGAGTGGGGGCTCGACTGGCTCGGCCTCGACCGGTCGGCGGATCCGCGGCGAGACGTCGTCGCCTGGTCGACACAGGCCGTCGCCGAGTCGCCGTCGTTCTTCACGGCGACGGCAACGGCCGACTACGACTACGACGGTGAATGGCTTCGCTTCCCGAGCGCCGTCGTCACGCCCAACGCGGTCAACAACACCGTCGTCGCCCGTGTGTTCCACCCGGCGGAACACCGGCGCGGCGCCCGCCGGCGCGCGGTGCTCGTGCTGCCGCAGTGGAACGCCGACGCGGAGGGGCACGTCGGTCTCTGCCGGCTGTTCGCTCGCTTCGGTCTGACCGCCGTGCGGCTCACGCTGCCGTATCACGATCTCCGCAAGCCCGCGGACCTGGAGCGCGCCGACTACATCGTCAGCCCGAACGTCGGCCGTACGGCGCAGATCAACCGCCAGGCGGTGCTCGACGCGCGGCGGGCGATCGACTGGTTGACCGCGCGCGGGTACGAACGGATCGGCCTCATGGGCACGAGCCTGGGCTCCTGCCTGTCGATGCTGACGATGGCGCACGATCCTCGCGTGGCGGCCGGGGCGTTCAACCACATCTCGCCGTACTTCGCGGACGTCGTCTGGCGCGGTCTCTCGACGCGGCACGTGCGCGCCGGCCTCGACGGCCATATCGATCTCGACACGCTGCGCGACTGCTGGATGCCGATCAGCCCGTTTCCTTACATCGAGCGCGTCCGCGAGCGGCCCGTGCTGCTCGTCTATGCGCGCTACGATCTGAGCTTCCCGGTCGATCTCTCGCGCGCGTTCGTCGAGGAGTTCCGCCGCCGCCGCGTCGCGCATGCGACGACGGTGCTGCCGTGCGGGCACTACACGACCGGCAAAGCTCCGTTCAAGTACCTGGACGGCTACGCGCTGACGAAGTTCTTCGTGAAGAGGCTCTGA
- a CDS encoding insulinase family protein — protein MHVPFVKTTLANGLDVIVHQDRRAPLAAVNVWYHVGSKNERPGLTGLAHLFEHLMFEGSEHQPGGYFPPLQEAGASLNGSTSTDRTNYWELVPSNALTLALWMEADRMGWLLPALSQERFETQRAVVLNERRQSYENRPYGLAQFVVMETMFPPEHPYHWPTIGRPADLEAATLDDVKAFFARYYHPGNASLTIAGDVDVDAGIALADRLFGAIPRGDHVPPPITPALEPLAARRLWMPDRVDVPRLYVSWRSPGLFARGDAELDLIGDVLGNARTSRLYRRLVHDRRIAVELAAGQMSRELIGTFQIVASAAPGHSLDELEAAILEEVDRFAADGPTDDELDRGRAQAEAAFVFRLQSLGGFGGKADQLNAYNVYCDSPDGFAQDLARYVDASADDLRSAAAWLRPDRAITLSVVPAGRPDLAASGSEPVAEGAGR, from the coding sequence ATGCACGTGCCCTTCGTCAAGACGACGCTGGCCAACGGGCTGGACGTCATCGTGCACCAGGACCGGCGCGCGCCGCTCGCCGCGGTGAACGTCTGGTACCACGTCGGCTCGAAGAACGAGCGGCCCGGGCTGACCGGCCTCGCGCACCTCTTCGAGCACCTGATGTTCGAGGGATCCGAGCACCAGCCCGGCGGCTACTTTCCGCCGCTGCAGGAGGCCGGCGCGTCCCTCAACGGTTCCACGAGCACCGACCGCACCAACTACTGGGAGCTCGTGCCGTCGAACGCGCTGACGCTCGCGCTCTGGATGGAAGCCGACCGCATGGGATGGCTGCTGCCCGCGCTGTCGCAGGAACGGTTCGAGACGCAGCGGGCGGTCGTGCTCAACGAGCGCCGGCAGAGCTACGAGAACCGTCCGTACGGCCTGGCCCAGTTCGTCGTCATGGAGACGATGTTTCCGCCGGAGCATCCGTACCACTGGCCGACGATCGGCCGGCCGGCCGATCTCGAGGCCGCCACGCTCGACGACGTGAAGGCGTTCTTCGCGCGCTACTACCACCCCGGCAACGCGTCGCTGACGATTGCGGGCGACGTGGACGTCGACGCCGGCATCGCGCTCGCCGATCGCCTCTTCGGCGCCATCCCGCGCGGCGACCACGTGCCGCCGCCCATCACGCCGGCTCTCGAGCCGCTGGCCGCGCGACGGCTCTGGATGCCGGACCGCGTCGACGTGCCCAGGCTCTACGTGTCCTGGCGATCGCCGGGCTTGTTCGCGCGAGGCGATGCCGAGCTGGACCTGATTGGCGACGTGCTCGGGAACGCGCGCACGTCGCGGCTGTACCGGCGCCTCGTGCACGATCGGCGGATCGCCGTGGAGCTCGCGGCGGGGCAGATGTCGCGCGAGCTGATCGGGACGTTCCAGATCGTGGCCTCCGCGGCGCCCGGGCATTCGCTCGACGAGCTGGAAGCGGCAATTCTCGAGGAAGTCGACCGCTTCGCCGCGGACGGCCCGACGGACGACGAGCTCGACCGTGGGCGCGCGCAGGCGGAAGCGGCGTTCGTCTTCCGGCTGCAGTCGCTCGGCGGGTTCGGAGGCAAGGCCGATCAGTTGAACGCGTACAACGTGTACTGCGATTCGCCGGACGGCTTCGCCCAGGATCTTGCGAGGTACGTCGACGCCAGCGCGGACGATCTTCGATCGGCGGCGGCATGGCTCCGCCCCGATCGCGCCATCACGCTCAGCGTCGTTCCGGCCGGCCGGCCGGACCTGGCCGCCTCGGGCTCGGAGCCCGTGGCGGAGGGCGCCGGACGATGA
- a CDS encoding insulinase family protein, whose amino-acid sequence MSGRFVVPVPGSSTPVRFPPIARHELSNGMSVWTIVQPDIPAFTAMLVIRCGTAGDPPDRPGLASVTSDLLDEAAGDRDAIQIADALARMGAELEVDTGPDATSITVRALTRSLEPALALVADLVLRPRFDDADFRRVRELRVNRLKQLSRSAGAMADRTFMTALFRQHPYGHGALGTTAALERTTVDDARRFWEANYSPQAATLVVGGDVRLPDVISAAQRTLGEWRGSMPPATAGPVATMRSEPGPVLFVERHGAPQAEVRIGHAGPSRRTDAYHALVTLNAVLGGQFTSRINQRLRQEKGFTYGARTSFEFRVHGGVFSCETSVQADASAEAVADVLGEFAQVRVPGAMTPEELARAKASLTRGYVRHFETAGQLVRAASQLALHGLPDDTFDRFVASVDALSAEAVREAAERFIRPDLASIVVVGDSDVSGRTLEDVGRPVVVTSPEF is encoded by the coding sequence ATGAGCGGCCGGTTCGTCGTCCCGGTGCCTGGCAGCTCCACGCCGGTACGGTTTCCGCCGATCGCGCGGCACGAGTTGTCCAACGGGATGTCCGTCTGGACGATCGTGCAGCCGGACATCCCCGCGTTCACGGCCATGCTGGTCATTCGCTGCGGCACGGCCGGCGACCCGCCGGATCGTCCGGGGCTGGCGAGCGTGACGAGCGATCTGCTCGACGAAGCCGCGGGCGACCGCGACGCGATCCAGATCGCGGATGCGCTCGCGCGCATGGGCGCCGAGCTGGAGGTCGACACCGGACCGGACGCGACGTCGATCACGGTTCGCGCGCTCACCCGGTCGCTCGAGCCGGCGCTCGCGCTCGTCGCCGACCTGGTGCTCCGGCCGCGGTTCGACGACGCCGATTTTCGGCGCGTCCGCGAGCTGCGCGTCAACCGGCTCAAGCAGTTGAGCCGATCGGCCGGCGCGATGGCGGACCGCACGTTCATGACCGCGCTGTTCCGCCAGCATCCGTACGGGCACGGCGCGCTCGGCACGACTGCCGCGCTCGAGCGCACGACGGTGGACGACGCGCGCCGCTTCTGGGAGGCGAACTACAGCCCGCAGGCGGCCACGCTCGTCGTCGGCGGCGACGTGCGCCTGCCGGACGTGATTTCCGCGGCGCAACGCACGCTCGGCGAGTGGCGCGGCAGCATGCCGCCGGCCACTGCCGGACCGGTCGCGACGATGCGATCGGAGCCGGGCCCGGTGCTGTTCGTCGAGCGCCATGGCGCTCCCCAGGCCGAAGTGCGGATCGGCCACGCCGGCCCCTCCCGACGGACCGACGCGTACCACGCGCTCGTGACGCTCAATGCCGTGCTCGGCGGGCAGTTCACGAGCCGGATCAACCAGCGGCTCCGGCAGGAGAAAGGCTTCACGTACGGCGCGCGGACGTCGTTCGAGTTCCGAGTGCACGGCGGCGTGTTCTCGTGCGAGACGAGCGTGCAGGCGGATGCGAGCGCCGAGGCCGTGGCCGACGTGCTCGGCGAGTTCGCCCAAGTGCGCGTGCCCGGCGCGATGACGCCCGAAGAGCTGGCCCGCGCCAAGGCCTCGCTGACGCGCGGGTACGTGCGCCACTTCGAGACGGCCGGTCAGCTCGTTCGCGCGGCCTCGCAGCTCGCGCTGCACGGGCTGCCGGACGACACGTTCGATCGCTTCGTGGCGTCGGTGGACGCGCTGTCGGCCGAGGCCGTCCGCGAGGCGGCCGAGCGGTTCATCCGCCCAGACCTCGCGTCCATCGTCGTGGTCGGCGATTCCGACGTGAGCGGCCGGACGCTCGAAGACGTGGGGCGGCCGGTGGTGGTGACGTCGCCGGAGTTCTGA
- a CDS encoding Mrp/NBP35 family ATP-binding protein — protein MTVLNEAAVLQALRAVQDPDLHRDIVSLGFVKGLRIDGGRVAFTIELTTPACPVKDLMREQARAAVDALPGVAAVDIEMTASVRAAGAADGARAPVEGVKNIIAVGAGKGGVGKTTVAVNLAVALAARGSRVAMIDGDIYGPNVPIMLGLNTRLEAADGKMVPAERYGLQVVSMGMLTDDDSAVIWRGPMLHSAIQQFFRNARWRDIDYLIIDMPPGTGDVALSLSQSVPVAGAVLVTTPQSVSVADTRRAVQMYRKLNIPALGLIENMSYFVCPGCGQESDIFGKGGGEALAADMMVPFLGAVPLYEPVRAGSDQGVPIVIGDPASPPAQAFRATAERVAQQVSIASFAQRAIPLAQVR, from the coding sequence ATGACCGTGCTCAACGAGGCTGCCGTGCTCCAGGCGCTGCGCGCCGTGCAGGATCCGGATCTGCACCGCGACATCGTGTCGCTTGGCTTCGTCAAAGGGCTCCGCATCGACGGCGGACGCGTCGCCTTCACCATCGAGCTGACGACGCCGGCCTGTCCGGTCAAGGACCTGATGCGCGAGCAGGCGCGCGCGGCGGTCGACGCGCTGCCAGGCGTGGCCGCCGTCGACATCGAGATGACGGCCAGCGTCCGCGCGGCCGGCGCCGCCGATGGCGCCCGCGCGCCGGTGGAGGGCGTCAAGAACATCATCGCGGTCGGCGCCGGCAAGGGTGGCGTCGGGAAGACGACCGTCGCCGTCAACCTGGCCGTCGCCCTCGCCGCACGCGGCAGCCGCGTGGCGATGATCGACGGCGACATCTACGGTCCGAACGTGCCGATCATGCTGGGCCTGAACACGCGGCTGGAAGCCGCCGACGGCAAGATGGTGCCGGCCGAGCGGTACGGCCTGCAGGTCGTCTCGATGGGCATGCTGACCGACGACGACTCGGCCGTGATCTGGCGCGGGCCGATGCTCCACAGCGCCATTCAGCAGTTCTTCCGCAACGCCCGCTGGCGCGACATCGACTACCTGATCATCGACATGCCGCCGGGCACCGGCGACGTGGCGCTCAGCCTCAGCCAGTCCGTGCCGGTCGCGGGCGCCGTGCTCGTGACGACGCCGCAATCGGTGTCGGTCGCCGACACGCGGCGCGCCGTGCAGATGTACCGCAAGCTCAACATCCCGGCGCTCGGCCTCATCGAGAACATGAGCTACTTCGTCTGCCCCGGCTGCGGGCAGGAGAGCGACATCTTCGGCAAGGGCGGCGGCGAAGCGCTCGCCGCCGACATGATGGTGCCGTTTCTCGGCGCCGTCCCGCTCTACGAGCCCGTGCGCGCCGGTAGCGATCAAGGGGTGCCGATCGTGATCGGCGATCCCGCGTCGCCGCCGGCGCAGGCCTTCCGCGCGACGGCCGAGCGCGTCGCCCAACAGGTGTCGATCGCGTCGTTCGCGCAGCGCGCCATTCCGCTGGCCCAGGTGCGGTAA
- a CDS encoding UvrD-helicase domain-containing protein yields MKQPTLFDALDAQPAPPDAPARIFAVDPANDVVLEASAGTGKTRVLVDRYVRLILAGVDPRNILAMTFTRKAAAEMRGRVLDELRRRAERGELAAADWRALSARIGDIQISTIDAFCFGLLREFPLEARVDPAFDVADETEMARFAHDAIDLTLRAARGLIADDECVRLLCARVRTPVLAGALASLLDRRQVAVPAVAAFVGRAGHVGSVANVTEAFVRRLGDVFDRADRAALVGDGPQPAPGFQRLVSDLASLDALRQAGPARVQQLRRRLERYFLTRAGEPRQRTSRPVLAEHFASADARKRHERALAATSPLVASCLERLDRDLDVLLARGLLRLLQIAASHYERLLEDHALLDFAGMLSRSVVLLRRQEEFARSRLKLQSRFHHLLIDEFQDTSRLQWQLIELLIDAWGEGEGTADAPTSIFLVGDRKQSIYRFRQAEVTLLDEAAQRIGGLRPGRRVRQAITTSFRAVPELLAFVNALSAEIEGDPTLDERFRYGEQDRFPVPPVSAGARRDGHPVLGVIGQPSMAACAAAVAEEVAGLIGRAVVRDRSGPPRLARADDIAILFRVRAGHQYFEDALEARGVRTYVYKGLGFFDAPEVQDLQALLRVLARPHSDLRAAEFLRSRVVRLSDAGLAALAPAFAAALRGPVAGESALGDLDRDLLAAARASLQRWLQLADRLPPSELVDRALAESAYAFELRGRRLGQARENVKKVRALIRRVENRGYATLERLATYFDTLSAGEEANAVVDATGAVNLMTIHAAKGLEFPIVFLVNLHLAGRGRSGGFSVIERGPGGEPHVAFSATHATKLEDRREEEELRRLLYVAVTRARDRLYLAAEVDDQGRLRRGARSLGALLPSRLAELFGAAASPGQLDEATWESAHGTFAFRICRDAGAAPPAAPDGAGAEEAPFDAVAPLATTFAPIVPATSITSLAAPGAGTPPRLSAAVVRRAHGDERLTGRLVHRLFQASADPAQPDGTLAAAVRRMVTSDERIEAADLDAAVGDALRLYRAIRLRADIAPLFDAGTRVYEVPFSYESPDHPGLCVRGVVDCLVITPDGAAATVLEFKTGEPSAEHDAQARLYARAMSAALGIPVEPRVLYA; encoded by the coding sequence ATGAAGCAGCCGACGCTGTTTGACGCGCTCGACGCCCAGCCGGCACCGCCCGACGCGCCCGCCCGGATCTTCGCCGTCGATCCGGCGAACGACGTTGTCCTCGAAGCCTCGGCCGGCACCGGCAAGACGCGCGTGCTCGTCGATCGCTACGTGCGTCTGATTCTCGCCGGCGTCGATCCGCGGAACATCCTGGCGATGACGTTCACGCGCAAAGCGGCCGCCGAGATGCGCGGACGGGTGCTCGACGAGCTGCGCCGGCGCGCGGAGCGGGGTGAGCTGGCGGCGGCCGACTGGCGCGCGCTGTCGGCGCGCATCGGCGACATCCAGATCTCGACGATCGACGCGTTCTGCTTCGGGCTACTGCGCGAGTTCCCGCTCGAAGCACGCGTCGACCCGGCCTTCGACGTCGCCGACGAGACGGAGATGGCGCGCTTCGCGCACGACGCGATCGATCTGACGCTGCGCGCCGCGCGCGGCCTCATCGCCGACGACGAGTGCGTGCGCCTGCTGTGCGCGCGGGTGCGGACGCCCGTGTTGGCCGGCGCCCTCGCCTCTCTGCTCGATCGGCGGCAGGTCGCCGTGCCGGCCGTGGCCGCATTCGTCGGTCGGGCCGGTCACGTCGGATCGGTCGCGAACGTGACCGAGGCGTTCGTCAGACGGCTCGGCGACGTCTTCGACCGCGCCGATCGGGCGGCGCTCGTCGGCGACGGCCCGCAACCGGCGCCGGGGTTTCAACGGCTGGTGTCGGACCTGGCGAGCCTTGACGCGCTGCGCCAGGCCGGCCCGGCGCGCGTCCAGCAGTTGCGCCGTCGTCTGGAACGTTATTTCCTCACGCGGGCCGGCGAGCCGAGGCAGCGGACGAGCCGGCCGGTGCTCGCGGAGCACTTCGCGTCGGCCGATGCCAGGAAACGGCACGAGCGCGCCCTCGCCGCGACTTCGCCGCTCGTGGCGAGCTGTCTCGAACGGCTCGACCGCGATCTCGACGTGCTGCTCGCGCGTGGTCTGCTCCGGCTGCTCCAGATCGCGGCGAGCCACTACGAGCGGCTGCTCGAGGATCATGCGCTGCTCGATTTCGCCGGCATGCTCAGCCGGTCCGTCGTGCTGCTACGACGGCAGGAGGAGTTCGCCCGCAGCCGGTTGAAGCTGCAGTCGCGGTTCCACCATCTGCTCATCGACGAGTTCCAGGACACGAGCCGGCTGCAGTGGCAGCTCATCGAGCTGCTGATCGATGCCTGGGGCGAAGGGGAGGGCACCGCCGATGCGCCGACGTCGATCTTCCTCGTCGGCGATCGCAAGCAGTCGATCTACCGGTTCCGGCAGGCGGAAGTCACGTTGCTCGACGAAGCGGCCCAACGGATCGGCGGTCTTCGGCCTGGCCGTCGCGTGCGCCAGGCCATCACGACGAGCTTCCGCGCCGTTCCGGAGCTCTTGGCATTCGTCAATGCGCTCTCCGCGGAGATCGAGGGCGATCCGACGCTGGACGAGCGCTTCCGCTACGGCGAACAGGATCGGTTCCCGGTGCCGCCCGTGAGCGCCGGCGCGCGGCGGGACGGCCATCCCGTGCTCGGCGTGATCGGGCAGCCGTCGATGGCGGCGTGCGCCGCGGCCGTGGCCGAGGAAGTCGCCGGTCTCATCGGCCGGGCGGTCGTGAGGGATCGCTCCGGGCCGCCCCGGCTGGCGCGCGCGGACGACATCGCCATCCTGTTTCGCGTGCGCGCGGGCCATCAGTACTTCGAGGACGCGCTGGAGGCGCGCGGGGTCCGCACTTACGTGTACAAAGGCCTCGGGTTCTTCGACGCGCCCGAGGTCCAGGATCTCCAGGCGCTTCTGCGCGTGCTCGCGCGGCCGCACTCCGACTTGCGCGCCGCGGAATTCCTCCGGTCGCGCGTCGTGCGGCTGTCGGACGCCGGGCTGGCCGCCCTTGCGCCGGCGTTCGCCGCGGCGCTGCGCGGTCCGGTCGCCGGCGAGTCGGCCCTCGGCGACCTCGACCGCGACCTGCTCGCGGCCGCGCGCGCGAGCCTCCAGCGCTGGCTGCAGCTCGCCGATCGGCTGCCGCCGAGCGAGCTCGTGGATCGCGCGCTCGCCGAGTCTGCCTACGCGTTCGAGCTGCGCGGCCGACGGCTCGGCCAGGCGCGTGAGAACGTCAAGAAGGTGCGCGCCCTCATCCGCCGGGTCGAGAACCGCGGTTACGCCACGCTCGAACGGCTGGCCACGTACTTCGACACGCTCAGCGCCGGCGAGGAAGCGAACGCGGTCGTCGACGCGACCGGCGCAGTCAACCTGATGACCATCCACGCCGCGAAGGGGCTCGAGTTCCCGATCGTGTTCCTCGTCAACCTGCATCTCGCCGGCCGCGGCCGGTCCGGCGGCTTCTCGGTGATCGAGCGCGGTCCCGGTGGCGAGCCGCACGTGGCCTTCTCGGCGACCCACGCCACGAAGCTCGAGGACCGGCGCGAAGAAGAAGAGCTGCGCCGGCTGTTGTACGTCGCGGTGACCCGCGCGCGCGATCGGCTCTACCTTGCCGCGGAGGTGGACGATCAAGGGCGGCTGCGGCGCGGAGCGCGCAGCCTTGGAGCCCTGCTGCCGTCTCGTCTCGCCGAGCTCTTCGGCGCGGCCGCGTCGCCCGGGCAGCTCGACGAGGCGACGTGGGAGAGCGCGCACGGCACGTTCGCGTTTCGCATCTGCCGGGACGCCGGCGCGGCGCCGCCCGCGGCTCCCGACGGCGCCGGTGCCGAGGAGGCGCCGTTCGACGCCGTGGCGCCGTTGGCCACGACGTTCGCGCCGATCGTGCCGGCCACGAGCATCACGTCGCTGGCAGCGCCGGGCGCCGGCACGCCGCCGCGACTCTCGGCGGCGGTGGTGCGCCGCGCGCACGGCGACGAGCGCCTGACCGGCCGGCTCGTGCACCGCCTGTTCCAGGCGTCGGCCGACCCGGCGCAGCCGGACGGCACGCTCGCCGCCGCCGTGCGTCGCATGGTGACGTCCGACGAACGCATCGAGGCTGCCGATCTCGACGCGGCCGTCGGCGACGCCCTGCGGCTGTACCGCGCGATCCGGCTGCGCGCCGATATCGCGCCGCTCTTCGACGCTGGCACCCGCGTCTACGAAGTGCCATTCTCGTATGAGTCCCCGGATCATCCCGGCCTGTGCGTACGGGGCGTCGTCGACTGCCTCGTCATCACGCCGGACGGCGCCGCTGCTACGGTGCTGGAGTTCAAGACCGGGGAGCCGTCCGCCGAGCACGATGCGCAGGCCAGGCTCTACGCCCGCGCGATGAGCGCCGCGCTCGGCATCCCGGTCGAGCCGCGCGTGTTGTACGCGTAG
- a CDS encoding DnaJ domain-containing protein — protein MHDFFEVLGIPDSARASEVRRAYARRVRRSHPDFCLAGMPPDAQALSSTPASPPAREVAVDFVDASTFVGRMQAAFFSRLN, from the coding sequence GTGCACGATTTCTTCGAGGTCCTCGGCATTCCCGACAGCGCGCGCGCCAGTGAGGTCCGGCGGGCCTACGCACGTCGGGTGCGCCGCTCGCATCCTGATTTCTGCCTGGCCGGCATGCCGCCGGACGCGCAGGCGCTGTCGTCCACCCCGGCATCCCCGCCGGCGCGCGAGGTTGCGGTGGACTTCGTGGATGCCTCGACGTTCGTCGGGCGCATGCAGGCCGCCTTCTTCTCCCGTCTGAACTGA